The Apibacter raozihei genome contains a region encoding:
- a CDS encoding phosphatase PAP2 family protein, producing the protein MNKIAINNFAKLSSSLLYLPLFLLLLIAGFLYKEYALDGSSYTLSQKDWFLYINSILSKYPVFIYNLTQFGDALVFLSFLSVFIIYVPKLWEVMITASLVSAVLCSLLKWFFKMPRPAAVYEHQHFTVVGNLLCGNNSLPSGHSITVFTILTVSLFAFMPKKMMCTIVWCSFIILLGLIFAFTRVGVGAHYPLDVIIGSIIGYISGVLGILIDQKCKLWQWIGNKKFYPFFIVLFLVCIGVLIAKIIQSDLIIFYFSIFSLIISLYLIIHSYVKK; encoded by the coding sequence ATGAATAAAATAGCTATAAATAACTTTGCCAAGCTTAGTTCCTCTCTTTTATATCTACCTCTTTTTCTATTATTATTAATTGCTGGTTTTTTGTATAAAGAATATGCTTTAGATGGCAGCTCCTATACTTTATCCCAGAAAGACTGGTTTTTATATATTAATTCGATATTATCAAAATATCCTGTTTTCATTTACAATTTAACGCAGTTTGGTGATGCATTGGTGTTTTTATCTTTTTTAAGCGTCTTTATCATCTATGTCCCTAAATTATGGGAGGTAATGATTACCGCTTCCTTAGTTTCCGCGGTGTTATGCAGCCTGCTTAAATGGTTCTTTAAAATGCCTCGTCCAGCTGCGGTTTACGAACATCAACACTTTACGGTTGTAGGTAACTTGTTATGCGGAAACAATAGTTTACCCTCTGGTCATTCCATCACAGTTTTTACGATTTTAACCGTTTCTTTGTTTGCTTTTATGCCTAAAAAAATGATGTGCACTATTGTCTGGTGCAGTTTTATCATATTACTGGGACTTATTTTTGCTTTTACCCGTGTAGGTGTAGGAGCCCATTATCCGTTAGATGTAATTATCGGATCTATTATAGGATACATTTCCGGTGTCTTAGGTATTTTAATTGATCAGAAATGTAAATTATGGCAGTGGATAGGAAATAAAAAGTTTTATCCTTTTTTCATTGTACTTTTTCTTGTTTGTATAGGTGTATTGATAGCAAAAATCATTCAATCAGATTTAATTATATTTTATTTTTCTATCTTTAGCCTGATCATATCCCTTTATTTAATTATTCATAGTTATGTTAAAAAATAA
- a CDS encoding threonine/serine dehydratase, with product MKNHLEEVYKQILPYIHRTPVLTSHLLNEITDCFLYFKCENFQRMGAFKMRGAIHALLHLTEAQKARGVITHSSGNFAQALALAAKSLQIKAYIVMPETAPIVKKDAVKGYGGTIIECPPTNEDRERYTQRLIQEKGLTFIHPSNDLKVIEGQGTAAMELIEIYPNLDFLFVPVGGGGLAAGTILATQHFSPKTQVVGGEPAWVDDAYRSLKSGKIENHSNAPTIADGLKTVLGDINFPIIQNGIDRIIRVEEEEIISAMKLIWERMKIIVEPSSAVAFSALLKNKAEYKNKNIGIILSGGNVDLKNLPF from the coding sequence ATGAAAAACCATTTAGAAGAAGTATATAAACAGATACTCCCTTATATCCACCGTACTCCGGTTCTTACTTCACATTTACTTAATGAAATTACTGATTGCTTTCTGTATTTTAAATGCGAAAACTTTCAACGTATGGGTGCTTTTAAAATGAGAGGGGCAATTCATGCTCTTTTGCATTTGACTGAGGCTCAGAAAGCACGGGGTGTCATTACCCATTCTTCAGGCAACTTTGCTCAAGCGCTTGCTCTGGCTGCGAAAAGCCTTCAAATTAAAGCTTATATTGTTATGCCAGAAACAGCTCCAATTGTTAAAAAAGATGCAGTTAAGGGGTATGGTGGAACTATCATTGAATGTCCGCCAACTAATGAGGATCGGGAAAGATATACTCAAAGACTGATACAGGAAAAAGGGCTTACGTTTATACACCCATCCAACGATCTCAAAGTTATTGAAGGACAGGGAACCGCTGCCATGGAACTTATAGAAATTTACCCAAACCTTGATTTTTTGTTTGTTCCTGTAGGCGGAGGTGGTTTAGCTGCCGGAACAATTTTGGCTACACAACATTTTTCTCCTAAAACTCAGGTGGTTGGAGGTGAACCTGCATGGGTGGATGATGCTTACCGTTCGCTGAAATCCGGAAAAATTGAAAATCATTCGAACGCACCTACTATTGCTGACGGATTAAAGACCGTACTGGGTGATATTAATTTTCCTATCATACAAAATGGAATCGATCGCATTATCCGTGTAGAAGAAGAAGAAATTATAAGTGCCATGAAGCTGATTTGGGAACGAATGAAAATTATTGTTGAACCTTCCAGTGCAGTAGCTTTTTCTGCGTTATTAAAAAACAAAGCGGAATATAAAAACAAAAACATAGGAATTATATTATCCGGAGGTAATGTTGATTTAAAAAACCTGCCTTTTTAA
- a CDS encoding tetratricopeptide repeat protein produces the protein MKLKNSSWYLNLSVSFILILLLAGSQKLQAQQSGFTGFYNSLHRLSLPVDTRSLKKLTGHTCDNSFFYYDFDKNYFTLDNLKVIGKFEVRNCKFVIYNFSLLGEGEGFHENVYLVNAFSEGGNYLDNIVISGRLGGEGGADIFSGKITETEFLMKIKEEYYESSTGLNYDVGIEKEESYTFNFQTRKFEMIKEAYVCKKLNFNLFYKQIKNAFQDSDRKIIGGDYALKIKPLLYCNPLSTKNIDKYRDIVHYLDKSGAPYEAINILKAITEKYPEKRESWLNLGDAQWATEDYSEAKKSYQKYFYIIKEQNGEVDEIPGYIYERMEE, from the coding sequence ATGAAATTGAAAAACTCTTCTTGGTATTTAAATTTATCAGTTAGCTTTATATTAATATTACTATTGGCTGGATCTCAAAAATTGCAAGCTCAACAGTCTGGCTTTACAGGTTTTTACAACTCTTTGCATAGGTTAAGCCTTCCAGTTGATACTAGAAGCCTAAAAAAACTTACAGGACATACATGCGATAATTCCTTTTTTTATTACGATTTTGATAAAAACTATTTTACTTTAGACAACCTAAAAGTTATAGGTAAGTTTGAAGTACGCAATTGTAAATTTGTAATTTATAATTTTTCTTTATTAGGAGAAGGAGAAGGGTTTCATGAAAATGTATACTTAGTAAATGCCTTTTCGGAAGGAGGAAATTATTTAGATAATATAGTTATATCTGGTCGTTTAGGTGGAGAAGGAGGAGCGGATATATTTTCTGGGAAAATAACAGAAACTGAGTTTTTAATGAAAATCAAAGAAGAGTATTATGAGTCTTCTACAGGATTAAATTACGATGTAGGTATTGAGAAAGAAGAAAGTTATACTTTTAATTTTCAAACTCGAAAATTTGAAATGATAAAAGAAGCCTACGTGTGTAAAAAATTAAATTTCAATTTGTTTTATAAACAAATAAAAAATGCTTTTCAGGATTCTGATAGAAAGATTATCGGTGGAGATTATGCATTAAAAATAAAACCTCTTTTATACTGTAATCCTTTATCGACAAAAAATATTGATAAATATAGAGACATTGTTCATTACTTAGACAAATCTGGAGCACCATATGAGGCAATTAACATATTAAAAGCAATAACAGAAAAATACCCAGAAAAAAGAGAGTCCTGGTTAAACTTGGGAGATGCTCAGTGGGCTACGGAAGATTATTCCGAAGCTAAAAAATCTTACCAGAAATATTTCTATATCATAAAAGAGCAAAATGGTGAGGTTGATGAAATTCCGGGATATATATATGAGAGAATGGAAGAGTAA
- the eptA gene encoding phosphoethanolamine--lipid A transferase EptA has product MLKNNLKISYFALLLSILNFLLYHYPFFGFVFKNVDYQSLGGAILIVCLVIIMLVANFFVFFLFTYLSRFVGKFLLVLTFLINSVAVYFINTYGVIIDESMIGNIFNTNYEESSSFFSVKLVLYFIILGVLPSLYIIRVKIIKTTFKKFALTSALSLAFMLILVFANASNWLWIDKNSKTLGGLAMPWSYSVNIPLYFIHKHQENEKEILLPDATIKDNEKSIVILVIGESARSQNFSLYGYPKNTNPLLSQTKNLHTFNATSCATYTTAGVKCILEHTNSNKLYEILPNYLFRNDVEVIWRTTNWGQPPIHIKNYLDKEALKASCEGEDCAYDEVLLQGLKEQILASKKNKILVILHTSTSHGPSYSKKYPSRFEIFKPVCNSVELSKCSQEELINAYDNTIVYTDYLLSKVIEDLKQMKEYHSTMLFVSDHGESLGEKNLYMHGIPISLAPKEQYEIPFIVWLLDDYRQLKPNAHLTQNHVFHSVLNFLGIQSPIYNEEMNIFK; this is encoded by the coding sequence ATGTTAAAAAATAATCTAAAAATATCGTATTTCGCTTTATTATTGAGCATTCTTAATTTCTTGCTTTATCATTACCCGTTTTTTGGATTTGTTTTCAAGAATGTTGATTACCAGTCATTGGGTGGTGCCATATTGATTGTATGCCTTGTAATCATTATGCTGGTCGCCAACTTTTTTGTTTTTTTCTTATTTACATACCTTTCACGCTTTGTAGGAAAATTTTTACTGGTACTCACTTTTCTTATTAACTCGGTAGCTGTTTATTTCATTAATACGTATGGGGTTATTATTGACGAGAGTATGATTGGGAATATTTTCAATACTAATTATGAAGAGTCCAGCAGCTTTTTTTCTGTAAAGCTAGTCTTATATTTTATTATTCTGGGTGTACTTCCCAGCCTTTATATCATAAGGGTTAAAATAATTAAAACCACTTTCAAAAAATTTGCTTTAACGTCTGCCTTGTCTTTGGCCTTTATGCTTATCCTTGTATTTGCAAATGCAAGCAACTGGTTATGGATTGATAAAAATTCCAAGACTCTGGGTGGACTTGCCATGCCGTGGTCCTATTCTGTAAACATTCCTCTCTATTTTATTCATAAACATCAGGAAAACGAAAAAGAAATTTTATTACCTGATGCTACGATTAAAGATAATGAGAAATCAATTGTTATTCTAGTTATTGGTGAATCTGCGAGAAGTCAGAACTTTTCTTTATACGGATACCCTAAAAACACCAATCCTTTACTTTCCCAAACAAAAAATCTTCATACATTTAATGCCACTTCCTGTGCCACTTACACGACTGCCGGGGTAAAATGCATTTTAGAACATACCAATTCTAATAAATTATATGAAATTCTCCCTAACTATTTATTTAGAAACGATGTGGAAGTAATCTGGAGGACTACCAATTGGGGACAACCTCCCATCCATATTAAAAACTATCTGGATAAGGAAGCTTTAAAGGCTTCTTGTGAAGGAGAAGACTGTGCGTATGATGAGGTTCTTTTGCAAGGTCTTAAAGAACAGATACTGGCAAGTAAAAAGAATAAAATTTTAGTGATCCTTCATACCAGTACGAGCCACGGACCTTCCTACAGCAAAAAATATCCCTCAAGGTTTGAGATTTTCAAACCCGTATGTAACAGTGTGGAGCTGAGCAAATGCTCTCAGGAAGAACTGATTAACGCTTACGATAACACCATTGTGTATACAGATTATCTTCTTTCTAAAGTTATCGAAGATTTGAAACAAATGAAAGAGTACCACAGTACGATGTTATTCGTTTCGGATCACGGAGAGTCTTTGGGTGAAAAAAACCTGTACATGCATGGCATCCCTATCAGCCTTGCTCCAAAAGAACAATATGAAATCCCTTTTATCGTATGGCTATTGGATGATTACAGACAACTGAAACCCAATGCTCACCTGACCCAAAACCATGTGTTTCACAGTGTACTTAACTTTTTAGGTATTCAGAGTCCTATTTATAATGAAGAAATGAATATTTTTAAATAA
- a CDS encoding RidA family protein, with protein sequence MQIIPTSEINNGHYSPAIISGNFLFISGQLPIANGNHYFEEDFETQAKIIFKKLDSILSEAGCTKNHLVKVTVYMTNIGLWDSFDRIYASYLGKHKPSRCIVPVPELHYGYLLEIEAIAEIY encoded by the coding sequence ATGCAAATTATTCCAACCTCAGAGATAAATAACGGTCATTATTCGCCTGCAATAATTTCGGGAAATTTTTTGTTTATTTCCGGTCAGTTACCCATAGCAAACGGGAACCATTATTTTGAAGAAGATTTTGAAACTCAGGCAAAAATAATTTTTAAAAAACTGGACTCTATTTTGTCTGAAGCCGGATGTACAAAAAACCACTTGGTTAAAGTAACTGTTTACATGACTAACATTGGTTTGTGGGACTCTTTTGATCGCATTTATGCCTCCTATTTGGGTAAACACAAACCTAGCCGATGTATTGTACCTGTACCTGAACTACATTATGGTTATTTATTAGAAATCGAAGCTATTGCCGAAATATACTAA
- a CDS encoding helix-turn-helix domain-containing protein, with protein sequence MLNSSQPIINLEQQLAFNLANYTNKNLFITGKAGTGKTTFLRELKNNTQKNTIVAAPTGVAAINAGGVTIHSLFLLPLTSFVPANDGWVDRNIAITKSELHQHFRYNKEKKKLLIEVELLILDEVSMLRADILDAINWALQSVRKNPAPFGGVQVIMIGDMYQLPPVIKDEQWNLLKKYYKSLFFFDAQVLQIEQPICIEFKKVYRQEDPVFISLLNAVRFQDYDSIDYELLHQRYDPDFMPEETGYITLTTHNYIADTINQQALEKLNKPIKFFEAIIDGVFPENSYPTEPELVLKEGSQVMFIRNDSSGEKRYFNGKIGLIEKIEDFDIYIRFENQKDPFKMEHEVWKNIKYNFDAETGKIKEEELGSFSQYPVRLAWAVTIHKSQGLTFDKVIIDAGKSFASGQVYVALSRCRTLEGIVLKSMIRNHNIIQDEKINEFQNQMWNVKELEAILEKEKYLFALQSLFRTLDIQSLLLGVYEWRKMTIEKSIPEKQLVLELISSIDECLHSLQIVARKFEGTLLNWYSQPTESSSQWEKIKNRSTNAVEYFADELFQKVWKPLILHYTEYKNKSRITLYLREIEELEGQIKLKIKQILSAELIDQRLTYKESIFISDSGKTVTSSSGKGDTVLLTLELINEGKSLEQVAKERNLTVSTISNHVAQLISKNKLPVLAFVSSDKYDVIKQKIEEMETLELKKLKDLLGEDYSYDEIKFVRSDLGK encoded by the coding sequence ATGTTAAATTCTTCTCAGCCAATCATAAATTTAGAACAGCAACTGGCTTTTAATCTTGCTAATTATACGAATAAGAATTTGTTTATAACCGGGAAGGCAGGAACCGGTAAAACTACTTTTTTAAGAGAGTTGAAAAACAATACTCAAAAAAATACAATTGTTGCTGCTCCTACGGGTGTTGCTGCTATTAATGCCGGGGGTGTAACCATTCATTCTTTATTTTTACTTCCTCTTACCAGTTTTGTTCCTGCTAATGATGGGTGGGTGGATCGAAATATTGCTATTACAAAGTCTGAACTTCACCAACATTTCCGCTATAATAAAGAAAAGAAAAAATTATTAATTGAGGTAGAGCTTTTAATTCTGGATGAAGTATCCATGTTAAGAGCAGATATTCTGGACGCAATTAACTGGGCGTTACAAAGCGTGAGGAAAAATCCGGCACCTTTCGGCGGAGTACAGGTTATTATGATAGGAGATATGTATCAGTTGCCACCGGTAATAAAAGACGAGCAATGGAACCTTTTAAAAAAATATTATAAGAGTCTTTTCTTTTTTGATGCACAAGTTTTACAAATAGAACAGCCGATTTGCATTGAGTTTAAAAAAGTATATCGTCAGGAAGATCCTGTTTTCATCAGTTTGTTAAACGCCGTTCGTTTTCAGGATTATGATTCTATAGATTATGAATTGTTACACCAACGGTATGATCCTGATTTTATGCCGGAAGAAACTGGCTATATTACTCTAACCACTCATAATTATATTGCGGATACCATCAATCAACAAGCATTAGAGAAACTAAATAAACCTATAAAGTTTTTTGAGGCTATTATTGATGGAGTATTTCCTGAAAATTCATACCCGACAGAACCCGAATTGGTTTTAAAAGAAGGTAGCCAGGTGATGTTTATTCGTAATGATAGTTCCGGTGAAAAACGATATTTCAATGGCAAAATAGGACTTATTGAAAAAATTGAAGATTTTGATATTTACATTCGCTTTGAAAATCAGAAAGACCCCTTTAAGATGGAGCATGAAGTGTGGAAAAATATTAAATACAACTTTGATGCTGAAACCGGTAAAATAAAGGAAGAAGAATTAGGCTCTTTTTCCCAGTACCCTGTTCGCCTGGCCTGGGCTGTTACTATACATAAAAGTCAGGGACTTACTTTCGACAAGGTAATTATTGATGCCGGAAAATCATTCGCCTCCGGACAGGTCTATGTGGCTTTGAGCAGATGCCGTACTCTGGAAGGAATCGTTTTAAAATCTATGATTCGAAATCATAATATCATTCAGGACGAAAAAATTAACGAATTCCAAAATCAAATGTGGAATGTTAAAGAATTAGAAGCTATACTTGAAAAGGAAAAGTATTTATTTGCCCTGCAATCTTTGTTTCGTACTCTTGATATACAGTCTTTACTTTTGGGAGTTTATGAATGGCGAAAAATGACCATTGAAAAAAGTATTCCTGAAAAACAATTGGTTCTTGAACTGATTTCTAGTATTGATGAATGCTTACATTCGTTGCAAATTGTTGCAAGAAAATTTGAAGGCACCTTACTTAATTGGTATAGCCAGCCTACTGAATCTTCATCGCAGTGGGAAAAGATAAAAAACAGAAGTACTAACGCTGTGGAATACTTTGCCGATGAACTATTTCAAAAAGTTTGGAAGCCGTTGATATTGCACTATACTGAATATAAAAATAAGTCAAGAATCACCCTTTATTTAAGAGAAATTGAAGAACTTGAAGGCCAGATAAAACTAAAAATAAAACAAATTCTTTCTGCAGAACTCATTGATCAACGTCTTACTTACAAGGAATCTATATTTATAAGTGATTCAGGAAAAACAGTAACTTCATCTTCCGGTAAAGGTGACACAGTTTTATTGACGCTTGAACTGATTAATGAAGGAAAGTCTTTGGAACAGGTAGCGAAAGAAAGAAATTTAACAGTATCAACTATCAGTAACCACGTAGCTCAACTTATTTCCAAAAACAAGTTACCTGTACTTGCTTTTGTGTCTTCTGATAAATATGATGTCATTAAACAAAAAATTGAGGAAATGGAAACTTTGGAACTAAAAAAACTCAAAGATTTACTGGGAGAAGATTATTCTTATGATGAAATTAAATTTGTGAGAAGTGATTTGGGAAAATAA
- a CDS encoding AraC family transcriptional regulator translates to MRELSKREYSGNKIYELVTDAYSCSVTTYTPSSFDTSRHYHPNAHLSFVLRGGCLEKKKNTYSRNPGKTIYYDPGEHHQICEMADESIHVNIDFENHFFSEDLTFEDIRMTCNSDPSLSLTLIKLYHELYVQDNLSAAGIEQLILSIFYKNHRILNLKNKPEWIYEIKDYLHDTWDKPLCLETISDLFSVHKVTVSKYFTHYFGCTPSEYLRILKIQKATSLIIHTSQSLTDIAFECGFSDQSHFVRTFKSYTGFIPKKFRQV, encoded by the coding sequence ATGAGAGAATTATCAAAAAGAGAATACTCTGGAAATAAAATTTATGAACTTGTTACTGATGCTTATTCCTGTTCGGTTACTACATATACACCCAGTTCTTTTGATACTAGCAGGCACTACCATCCTAATGCTCACCTAAGCTTTGTTCTACGTGGAGGATGCCTGGAAAAGAAAAAAAACACTTACTCAAGAAATCCCGGAAAAACTATCTATTATGATCCTGGTGAACATCATCAAATCTGTGAAATGGCTGATGAGTCCATACATGTTAATATAGATTTTGAAAATCATTTTTTTTCTGAAGATCTTACTTTTGAAGATATACGAATGACCTGCAATTCAGATCCTAGTCTATCTCTTACTTTAATCAAGCTTTATCATGAATTATATGTACAAGATAATTTAAGTGCAGCAGGTATTGAACAGTTAATTTTGAGTATATTTTATAAAAATCACCGGATTTTAAATTTGAAAAATAAACCGGAATGGATTTATGAAATTAAAGACTATCTTCATGACACCTGGGATAAACCTTTATGTCTGGAAACAATCTCTGATTTATTTTCAGTACACAAGGTTACGGTTTCTAAATATTTCACACACTATTTCGGATGTACCCCTAGTGAGTATTTACGCATACTCAAGATACAAAAAGCCACTTCTCTGATCATCCATACTTCACAATCTTTAACAGATATAGCTTTTGAATGCGGTTTTAGCGATCAAAGCCATTTTGTCCGTACTTTTAAATCTTATACAGGTTTTATTCCTAAAAAGTTCAGACAAGTATAA
- a CDS encoding DoxX family protein produces MNKMFNKFVEWFLRVAIAAGFLSASADRFGWWPAEVSAWGNWKAFEAYTASLLFYLPDWMVTISAGVSTILEVIFGIALLTTFKAPLIAFCSGVLTLLFAMGMVIGIGIKAPLDYSAFTASAAAFALSIISYESGKHKRH; encoded by the coding sequence ATGAATAAAATGTTTAACAAATTCGTAGAATGGTTTTTACGAGTGGCAATTGCCGCAGGATTTCTTTCAGCTTCCGCAGACCGGTTTGGATGGTGGCCAGCAGAGGTTTCTGCCTGGGGAAACTGGAAAGCTTTTGAAGCATATACCGCTTCTTTATTGTTTTATCTTCCGGATTGGATGGTAACTATTTCGGCTGGGGTTTCTACAATTTTAGAAGTAATTTTCGGTATCGCATTACTTACAACCTTTAAGGCACCTCTTATTGCTTTTTGCAGTGGAGTGTTAACTCTTTTATTTGCAATGGGAATGGTGATAGGCATAGGAATAAAGGCTCCTTTAGACTATTCTGCATTTACAGCCTCTGCCGCTGCATTTGCCTTAAGTATTATTTCATACGAATCAGGGAAACATAAAAGACATTAA
- a CDS encoding PepSY-like domain-containing protein, translating into MKKLIIPVLAVVCFTGVFAAGTSSVLKTSEYEFGYFKNPYFSFISPSQLPASAQNYLNTYFGGLSNVSRAKVDRHKYEVETRDGFEIKFNLDGSVRKIESDYKSIPMGTLSKLPGNVYSYTSTQFAGWNLLKVEIKSSKIELDLEKGRYEAEVRFNGAGKLIKVKYDD; encoded by the coding sequence ATGAAAAAGTTAATAATACCAGTTTTGGCAGTAGTTTGTTTTACGGGAGTGTTTGCCGCAGGTACTAGTTCCGTACTAAAAACATCAGAATATGAGTTTGGATATTTTAAAAATCCGTATTTTAGTTTTATATCACCCTCTCAATTACCGGCATCCGCACAAAATTATTTAAACACCTATTTTGGAGGATTGTCTAACGTTTCAAGAGCCAAAGTAGATCGTCATAAGTACGAAGTAGAAACAAGAGACGGTTTTGAAATTAAATTTAACCTGGATGGTTCAGTAAGAAAAATCGAATCCGATTACAAATCGATTCCTATGGGTACTTTAAGTAAGCTTCCCGGAAATGTATACTCTTATACGAGTACACAGTTTGCCGGATGGAATTTATTAAAAGTCGAAATTAAAAGTTCTAAAATCGAATTGGATTTAGAAAAAGGTAGATACGAAGCCGAAGTTAGATTTAACGGAGCCGGTAAATTGATTAAAGTTAAATACGACGATTAA